A genomic stretch from Paracoccus aestuarii includes:
- a CDS encoding type II toxin-antitoxin system RelE/ParE family toxin: MIKTFANKQLKALWETGKSRLDARMHGRILRRLDVLDAATVPEDMNLPGFDFHALRGHTPTRYTVHVNGPWCITFEFRDGDAHVLDFEQYH; this comes from the coding sequence ATGATCAAGACCTTTGCGAACAAGCAGCTGAAGGCCCTCTGGGAAACGGGGAAATCGAGGCTCGATGCGCGAATGCACGGCCGCATCCTGCGTCGTCTGGATGTCCTCGACGCTGCCACGGTGCCCGAGGACATGAATCTGCCTGGCTTCGACTTCCACGCGCTGCGAGGCCACACACCGACCCGCTACACGGTCCATGTGAACGGCCCGTGGTGCATTACCTTCGAGTTCCGTGACGGCGACGCTCATGTGCTGGACTTCGAGCAATACCACTGA
- a CDS encoding HigA family addiction module antitoxin: MSRNPDRCPTHPGELLREDVIPATGKPKAEIARMLGISRQHLHDVLAERKPVSPEVAVRLAKLFGNAPLVWIRMQGAYDAWHATREVDVSGVPTLIAAE; the protein is encoded by the coding sequence ATGAGCCGCAACCCCGACCGCTGCCCGACGCATCCGGGCGAATTGCTGCGCGAGGACGTGATCCCCGCTACCGGCAAGCCCAAGGCCGAGATCGCCCGGATGCTCGGCATCTCGCGCCAACACCTCCACGACGTCCTGGCTGAGCGCAAGCCCGTCAGCCCCGAGGTCGCCGTGCGCCTCGCCAAATTGTTTGGTAATGCCCCGCTGGTCTGGATCAGAATGCAGGGGGCCTACGACGCATGGCACGCCACACGAGAAGTGGACGTCTCGGGTGTCCCCACCCTGATCGCCGCCGAATAG